The Chanodichthys erythropterus isolate Z2021 chromosome 14, ASM2448905v1, whole genome shotgun sequence genome window below encodes:
- the gpr143 gene encoding G-protein coupled receptor 143 yields the protein MSFLFAPFFSSSSSSSVIMASPRLETFCCPNRDPATEFVVSFQPLFFSAICVCSASVSFICSVLQILPKRRGYRRLGQYPHPKPASSLRILFIISVCDILGCSGIIVRSSIWLGLPDLINRISGGNSSDVWPEVFCVGSAMWIQLFFSASFWWTFCYAVDVFLVVKRSAGISTIVLYHMITWGLTLLLCVEGVAMLYYPSISSCENGLQHAVPHYITTYAPMLLVLAVNPVLFARTVSAVTSLLKGQQGIYTENERRLGSEIKIRFFKIMLVFVICWLPNIINESLLFYLEMQDDIKSSDLKNVRNAVLITWFIMGILNPMQGFLNTLAFHGWTGLDVDFSRQRRRELPWDSASTSVAVAGGYTPVVGSTLLYQSHVQEIKKNLSANGHQQPSDAISVLSEDSESSTVEIHISSEQREFEDAKPNGASLEISTG from the exons ATGAGTTTCCTCTTTGCTCCcttcttctcctcctcctcctcctcctccgtcATCATGGCCTCTCCGCGGCTCGAGACCTTCTGCTGCCCGAACCGTGATCCCGCCACCGAGTTCGTGGTCAGCTTCCAGCCGCTGTTCTTCAGCGCGATCTGCGTCTGCAGCGCGAGCGTCAGCTTCATCTGCTCCGTCCTCCAGATCTTACCCAAGCGCAGGGGATACCGGCGGCTGGGACAGTATCCTCACCCCAAACCGGCCTCTTCCCTCCGGATACTCTTCATCATCAGCGTGTGTGATATCCTAGGATGttcag GAATCATCGTCCGGTCGTCCATCTGGCTCGGCCTGCCCGACCTCATCAACAGAATCTCCGGCGGAAACAGCAGTGACGTCTGGCCGGAAGTGTTTTGTGTTGGAAGTGCG ATGTGGATTCAGCTGTTCTTTAGCGCCTCCTTCTGGTGGACGTTCTGTTACGCCGTGGACGTTTTCTTAGTGGTCAAGAGATCAGCTGGCATTAG CACCATCGTGCTGTATCACATGATCACGTGGGGTCTGACGCTGCTGCTGTGTGTGGAGGGCGTGGCCATGCTGTACTACCCCTCCATCTCCAG ttgtgagaacggccttcagcACGCCGTCCCTCACTACATCACCACATACGCACCGATGCTGCTGGTGCTCGCCGTCAACCCGGTGCTGTTCGCACGGACCGTATCAGCCG TGACGTCGCTGCTCAAAGGTCAGCAGGGCATCTACACCGAGAACGAGAGACGACTCGGATCGGAGATCAAAATACGATTCTTTAAGATCATGCTGGTGTTTGTCATTTG CTGGCTGCCCAACATCATCAACGAGAGTTTGCTGTTTTATCTGGAGATGCAGGATGACATTAAATCCAGCGATCTGAAGAATGTTCGCAACGCTGTGCTCATCACATGGTTCATCATG GGCATCCTGAACCCCATGCAGGGCTTCCTCAACACGCTGGCGTTTCACGGCTGGACGGGGCTGGACGTGGACTTCAGCCGGCAGAGACGCCGAGAGCTGCCGTGGGATTCGGCCTCCACGTCGGTGGCGGTCGCGGGCGGATACACGCCGGTGGTGGGATCGACACTGCTCTACCAGAGCCACGTTCAGGAGATCAAGAAGAACCTGAGCGCAAACGGACACCAGCAGCCTTCAGACGCCATAAGCGTCCTCTCTGAAG ATTCAGAGTCTAGTACAGTAGAAATCCACATCTCCAGTGAACAGCGAGAGTTTGAGGACGCAAAGCCCAACGGAGCGTCACTGGAGATTTCCACAGGATGA